In Saprospiraceae bacterium, a genomic segment contains:
- a CDS encoding LemA family protein: MMILLGLALFIGIVLVFFYNGLVRAKNAVMDAWSNIDVALKKRYDLIPNIVNTVKGYAAHESGTLEKVIAARNAALSVPKGDINGKIAADQALTAGLRQIFALAENYPDLKANTNFLQLQDTLSEIEQNLENARRYYNATVRENNNKVEGFPGVLIASSFGFSTFDYFETEEESKKNVTVQF; the protein is encoded by the coding sequence ATGATGATTTTACTTGGTTTAGCCCTTTTTATTGGGATTGTTCTCGTATTTTTTTACAATGGATTGGTTCGTGCAAAAAACGCAGTCATGGATGCATGGAGCAATATTGATGTAGCCTTGAAAAAAAGATATGATCTGATACCAAACATTGTAAATACGGTAAAAGGATATGCAGCTCATGAATCAGGTACACTTGAAAAAGTAATTGCAGCCAGAAATGCTGCATTGAGTGTTCCCAAAGGAGATATTAATGGAAAAATAGCTGCAGATCAAGCTTTAACGGCTGGTCTTCGTCAAATATTTGCACTGGCAGAAAATTATCCCGATCTGAAGGCAAATACCAATTTTTTACAATTGCAAGATACCTTGAGCGAAATCGAACAAAACCTCGAGAATGCCCGCAGATATTACAATGCTACTGTTCGCGAAAATAACAATAAAGTTGAAGGTTTTCCTGGTGTGCTCATTGCAAGCAGTTTTGGTTTCAGTACTTTCGATTATTTTGAAACAGAGGAAGAGAGCAAAAAAAATGTCACCGTTCAATTTTAA
- a CDS encoding IS3 family transposase — protein MATIRRQFKMSIEQRMARHFSESFKRSKVLEIEQGRSKVSEICKEYEVSPTNVYKWMSKFGAAKSQIRMIVETNSDTKKIIELKQKVAELERVIGQKQILIDFQTKMIELAEEAYKIDIKKIFFSTICYFRQERKRYPFSLNKLYRVMNISKQSVHQRIERNHQDLEIEAQLLWLIHQIREDHPTMGVRDLFYKIRPESMGRDRFEAFCKENSLMSLKKVFRPRTTDNTGVIRFDNLLIDLQINRVDQVWQSDITYFELNNRFYYLTFILDAYSRRIVGHNVSDNLTTICTTMPALKMAIKLRAKQKMSELIFHSDGGGQYYAKSFLELTAKYEIRNSMCEYAWENGKAERINGIIKNNYLIHRDIKNYHQLTIEVDRSVQLYNLEKPHKELQRLSPVEFENLDITLQLQKTPRMKESFDANNKIYWVSNPIYFEQKTPQNLDVFSANNSSKKLHKTVNPI, from the coding sequence ATGGCAACAATTAGAAGGCAATTTAAAATGAGCATTGAGCAGCGTATGGCGAGGCATTTTTCAGAAAGTTTCAAACGATCGAAGGTTCTCGAGATAGAGCAAGGCAGGAGCAAAGTCAGTGAAATTTGTAAGGAATACGAGGTTAGCCCTACCAATGTATACAAATGGATGAGTAAATTTGGTGCAGCTAAAAGCCAAATTCGCATGATTGTTGAAACAAATTCCGACACTAAAAAAATAATAGAACTTAAGCAAAAAGTTGCAGAATTGGAACGAGTAATTGGTCAAAAACAGATCCTAATTGACTTTCAAACTAAGATGATTGAATTAGCAGAAGAAGCATACAAGATTGATATTAAAAAAATATTCTTCAGCACAATCTGCTACTTCAGACAGGAGCGAAAGCGATATCCATTCTCATTAAATAAGTTGTACAGAGTAATGAATATCAGCAAACAATCTGTTCATCAAAGAATAGAAAGGAATCACCAGGATCTAGAAATAGAAGCACAACTTCTGTGGCTCATACACCAAATTCGTGAAGATCACCCTACGATGGGAGTGCGTGATCTGTTTTATAAAATTCGGCCAGAATCCATGGGCAGGGACCGTTTTGAAGCCTTTTGTAAAGAAAATAGTTTGATGTCCCTTAAGAAAGTATTTAGGCCAAGAACAACAGACAACACAGGGGTTATACGATTTGACAATTTGCTTATAGATCTCCAAATCAATCGAGTTGATCAAGTCTGGCAAAGCGACATAACCTATTTTGAATTAAACAATAGGTTTTATTATTTAACTTTTATCCTTGATGCTTATTCTAGACGAATTGTTGGGCATAACGTGTCGGATAATTTAACGACCATTTGTACCACAATGCCAGCCTTAAAAATGGCTATAAAGTTGCGAGCCAAACAAAAGATGAGCGAATTAATATTCCATTCCGATGGTGGTGGACAATACTATGCAAAATCCTTTTTAGAGCTTACCGCAAAATATGAAATCAGAAACAGTATGTGTGAATATGCTTGGGAAAATGGTAAAGCTGAAAGGATTAATGGAATCATAAAGAATAACTATTTGATACACAGGGATATTAAAAATTATCATCAATTGACTATAGAGGTTGACCGAAGTGTACAACTTTATAACTTAGAAAAACCTCATAAAGAGTTACAAAGATTAAGTCCTGTTGAATTTGAAAATTTGGATATAACTTTACAATTGCAAAAAACACCGAGGATGAAAGAGTCATTTGATGCAAATAACAAAATATATTGGGTATCGAACCCCATATATTTTGAGCAAAAAACACCTCAGAATCTTGATGTATTCTCTGCAAATAATTCGAGTAAAAAGTTACACAAAACGGTCAACCCTATTTAG
- a CDS encoding DUF983 domain-containing protein yields the protein MKSKLTSIFGLYCPACRKGKLFPAKNLFWDYSFNMHQRCTVCNESFFREPGFYYGAMFISYIFSGFFSLILMGLLILGFGIYWEHALAVLIVVLAIGFGYLFKVSRSIWIHFFVSYKNKE from the coding sequence ATGAAATCAAAACTTACTTCTATATTCGGCCTCTACTGTCCGGCATGCAGAAAAGGAAAGTTATTTCCCGCTAAAAATTTATTCTGGGATTATAGCTTTAATATGCATCAAAGATGTACGGTCTGTAACGAATCCTTTTTCAGAGAACCTGGCTTTTATTATGGAGCTATGTTTATTTCTTACATATTTTCCGGATTCTTCTCATTGATATTAATGGGGCTACTCATCCTGGGATTCGGTATTTATTGGGAACATGCTCTAGCTGTTTTAATTGTGGTACTTGCCATAGGATTTGGTTATCTGTTTAAAGTATCCAGGTCAATCTGGATTCATTTTTTTGTATCTTACAAGAATAAGGAGTGA
- a CDS encoding histone H1-like repetitive region-containing protein, whose translation MAKARSTAKKTTKKATAKKAAPKKATKKAGAKKATAKKAAPKKAAKKVVAKKAAPKKAAAKKAAPKKATAKKAAPKKAAAKKAAPKKATAKKAAPKKAAAKKAAPKKATAKKAAPKKATAKKAAPKKATAKKAGAKKATAKKAAPKKATKKATAKKGSSKGRKKPAPAPAAAAEPMTSGMGEMQM comes from the coding sequence ATGGCAAAAGCACGTTCAACTGCTAAGAAAACCACGAAAAAGGCAACAGCCAAAAAAGCAGCTCCTAAAAAAGCTACTAAAAAAGCTGGAGCAAAAAAAGCGACTGCTAAAAAAGCAGCTCCTAAAAAGGCTGCTAAAAAAGTAGTAGCAAAGAAAGCAGCTCCTAAAAAAGCAGCAGCTAAGAAAGCGGCTCCTAAAAAAGCTACCGCTAAAAAAGCAGCTCCTAAAAAAGCAGCAGCTAAGAAAGCAGCTCCTAAAAAAGCTACCGCTAAAAAAGCAGCTCCTAAAAAAGCAGCAGCTAAGAAAGCAGCTCCTAAAAAAGCAACTGCTAAGAAAGCGGCTCCTAAAAAAGCTACCGCTAAAAAAGCGGCTCCTAAAAAAGCAACTGCTAAGAAAGCTGGTGCTAAAAAAGCGACTGCTAAAAAGGCGGCTCCTAAGAAAGCTACCAAAAAAGCGACTGCTAAGAAAGGAAGTTCAAAAGGTAGAAAAAAGCCTGCGCCTGCGCCGGCTGCAGCTGCCGAGCCCATGACTTCTGGAATGGGCGAAATGCAGATGTAA
- a CDS encoding DUF2207 domain-containing protein: protein MPKLSNCLIFIFLFLSQFIFAQGGFIIRNYDVKIELKKEGSFHVQEIIKVDFLEPRRGILRDIPLKYNLSHKTSGSIFDMLFAHEIFLSDVKVTGHPYKNQYRGIGLQIRIGDPEIYLTGEQTYIIDYTVENGLLHGASGPEFYWNIIGDQWEVPIEEVSFKISIPQGIPIGEEDFEIRTGEYGSVEQSSSAQWNQNVLTGQSLVGLGNYKGMTAAIRMPVGSIEVYPFYKLLFYHGKFFILPLIMLLSFYFVWRRFGVDTKMADMVAYLPPKGIDSAMAGFAIDIRANMHDVLSMIPYLGHKGYLKIEHQKAEGFFADDDITFIKLKELPVDAPAHQKVFFDGIFECGDRVQLSDLKNTFYTHFQTAQSAVNDAVMNSDYFTAPSKKLYWNSFWVIGLVAVTNAALCFFYGKIFFLILTIIFAIVLMVFAYSLLKRSQHGDMLYREIRGLKKFIKLAEKDKLEFLVKEDPSYFDAVLPYAVAFNCADTWCDKFKGINLPTPTWFHSNTPSFYSSHGIFNAAAFNDTLSQSLTEMRTVMSSRPSSSGSSSGGGGGSFSGGGFGGGGGSSW, encoded by the coding sequence ATGCCTAAACTTTCAAATTGCTTAATTTTCATATTTCTCTTTCTTAGCCAGTTTATATTCGCTCAGGGTGGTTTTATCATTCGCAATTACGATGTCAAAATTGAATTAAAAAAAGAAGGCTCTTTTCATGTGCAGGAAATCATTAAAGTAGATTTTCTGGAACCTCGCAGGGGAATTTTGCGCGACATTCCATTGAAGTACAATTTATCCCATAAAACTTCAGGTTCCATTTTCGACATGCTATTTGCCCATGAAATCTTTTTAAGTGATGTAAAAGTCACCGGCCATCCATATAAAAATCAATATAGAGGTATCGGCCTGCAAATCCGGATTGGAGATCCCGAAATTTATTTAACGGGCGAACAAACTTACATCATTGATTACACGGTTGAAAATGGTTTACTTCACGGAGCATCAGGACCAGAATTTTATTGGAATATCATCGGTGATCAATGGGAAGTACCTATTGAAGAAGTCTCCTTTAAAATCTCGATTCCGCAAGGCATCCCAATTGGAGAAGAAGATTTTGAGATCCGCACCGGTGAATATGGTTCTGTTGAACAATCTTCAAGTGCCCAATGGAATCAAAATGTTTTAACTGGCCAATCCTTAGTAGGCTTAGGAAATTATAAAGGGATGACCGCAGCCATCCGGATGCCTGTTGGCAGTATTGAGGTCTATCCTTTTTATAAACTACTGTTCTACCACGGGAAATTTTTTATACTTCCTTTGATCATGTTGCTCAGTTTTTATTTTGTTTGGAGGAGATTTGGGGTGGATACTAAAATGGCAGATATGGTGGCCTATTTGCCTCCAAAGGGAATTGATTCAGCAATGGCAGGTTTTGCCATTGATATACGGGCTAATATGCATGATGTATTGTCGATGATCCCCTATTTAGGTCATAAAGGCTATCTTAAAATTGAGCATCAAAAAGCTGAGGGATTTTTTGCTGATGACGACATCACTTTTATCAAACTCAAAGAACTGCCTGTAGATGCACCGGCCCACCAAAAAGTATTCTTTGATGGCATCTTCGAATGTGGAGATCGCGTCCAATTAAGTGATTTAAAAAATACCTTTTACACCCATTTTCAAACAGCACAGTCTGCAGTGAATGATGCTGTAATGAATTCTGATTATTTCACTGCACCTTCCAAAAAATTGTATTGGAATTCATTTTGGGTCATTGGTTTGGTTGCCGTTACCAATGCCGCACTTTGTTTTTTCTATGGTAAAATTTTCTTTTTAATCCTCACCATAATATTCGCCATTGTTTTGATGGTCTTTGCCTATAGCTTGCTCAAGAGAAGCCAACATGGTGATATGTTATATCGGGAAATCAGAGGCTTGAAAAAATTCATCAAGCTGGCAGAAAAAGACAAACTGGAATTTTTAGTAAAAGAGGATCCAAGTTATTTTGATGCAGTGCTACCATATGCGGTTGCCTTCAATTGTGCGGATACTTGGTGTGATAAGTTCAAAGGAATTAATTTGCCTACACCAACTTGGTTTCATTCAAATACGCCCAGCTTTTACAGTTCGCATGGTATTTTTAATGCTGCTGCGTTTAATGATACTTTGAGTCAATCGCTTACTGAAATGAGAACGGTGATGTCTAGCAGACCTTCGAGCAGTGGCTCTTCAAGTGGAGGTGGTGGCGGTTCTTTTTCAGGAGGTGGATTTGGAGGCGGTGGTGGTAGCAGCTGGTGA